In the genome of Leptolyngbyaceae cyanobacterium, one region contains:
- a CDS encoding phytoene/squalene synthase family protein produces the protein MNLRRDALEVLKETSRTFYIPISRLPQKLQAAVASAYLCMRAIDEIEDHPDLDNVAKGKLLRSISLGLQAAAEGGDLKDFSLPSSMHGCELPEVSIRVGEWAMLAPDSIAPRVWDATAAMADRMAYWATNSWTINTEADLNRYTFSVAGAVGVLLSDLWAWYDGTQTDRIQAIGFGRGLQAVNILRNHNEDLVRGVNFFPDGWTANDMQIYARRNLKLADAYTTSLPSGPALNFCQIPLTLAHATLDVLAHGESKLSRSAVLALISKVTGA, from the coding sequence ATGAATTTGCGTCGAGATGCTTTAGAAGTTCTTAAAGAAACCAGTAGGACTTTCTACATACCAATCAGTCGTTTGCCCCAAAAGCTACAAGCCGCCGTAGCCTCAGCATATCTCTGTATGCGCGCGATCGATGAAATTGAAGACCACCCAGACTTAGATAACGTCGCCAAAGGCAAACTATTGCGGAGTATCAGTTTAGGCTTACAAGCAGCCGCAGAAGGAGGTGACCTGAAAGATTTCTCCCTACCATCATCCATGCACGGGTGCGAGTTACCAGAAGTATCGATTCGGGTAGGAGAATGGGCAATGCTGGCTCCAGACAGCATTGCGCCTCGCGTTTGGGATGCTACCGCAGCAATGGCCGATCGCATGGCATACTGGGCTACCAATAGCTGGACGATTAACACCGAAGCCGACTTAAATCGCTACACCTTTAGCGTTGCCGGCGCAGTAGGAGTATTACTCTCCGACCTGTGGGCTTGGTACGATGGCACTCAGACCGATCGAATCCAAGCGATCGGATTTGGTCGAGGATTACAAGCAGTCAACATCTTGCGTAATCACAACGAAGATCTCGTCCGTGGCGTCAACTTCTTCCCAGATGGCTGGACGGCAAACGATATGCAGATTTACGCTCGACGCAATCTCAAACTAGCTGACGCCTACACCACATCTTTACCATCAGGGCCAGCCTTGAACTTCTGCCAAATTCCCCTCACCTTAGCCCACGCCACCCTCGACGTACTCGCTCACGGTGAAAGCAAACTCAGTCGCAGCGCTGTTTTAGCTTTAATTTCTAAAGTAACGGGCGCTTAG